The Thalassotalea sp. 273M-4 genome includes a region encoding these proteins:
- a CDS encoding sigma-54-dependent transcriptional regulator, with protein MKKLNILIADDEPAIRQIMTSIIEREGHHVETAEDAGSALAELMTNQYDVVFSDVRMPDFTGIELLKKAQAKGIESQFIIMTAFASVNTAIEAMRNGAFDYLTKPLRPEDVIHRIQQIADFIGLKSENKVLRGLVMGIGDRQCAMQSDTMLKVERLIKKVAKTDSTVLITGESGTGKGVTARTIHQNSLRASGPFIPVNCGAIPEHLIESELFGHTKGAFTGAVKAKKGLFAEADGGTIFLDEIGELPLHLQVKLLHVLEEKQVRPVGSERFLDIDARIVAATNCDLQDMVKEHKFREDLYFRLNIFNIHLPSLQQRKDDIAALIDFFIARESKKLGLAQGYEVEPEAMELLINYPYPGNIRELENVIARSLILAEDDIIRTEDLPGQMLSHTKAMVSGDKTLREMVRDFEIDMIKKTLDDCAQDRRMAAQKLGLGLSSLYRKLEESTQVDA; from the coding sequence ATGAAAAAGTTAAACATTTTAATTGCCGATGACGAACCCGCTATTCGTCAGATCATGACCAGTATCATTGAGCGAGAGGGACACCATGTCGAAACCGCTGAAGATGCTGGCTCTGCCTTAGCTGAGCTGATGACGAATCAATATGATGTGGTTTTTTCCGATGTAAGAATGCCTGACTTTACCGGTATTGAACTGCTTAAGAAGGCACAAGCAAAAGGCATTGAAAGCCAATTTATTATTATGACTGCGTTTGCCTCAGTTAATACTGCGATAGAAGCGATGCGCAATGGTGCTTTTGATTATTTAACCAAACCATTACGACCGGAAGACGTGATCCATCGGATTCAGCAAATTGCTGATTTCATTGGTCTAAAGTCAGAGAATAAAGTGCTGCGAGGCCTGGTTATGGGCATTGGTGACCGTCAATGCGCGATGCAATCTGATACCATGCTTAAAGTTGAGCGACTGATTAAAAAAGTGGCTAAAACCGACTCGACGGTATTGATCACAGGTGAAAGCGGTACCGGTAAAGGCGTAACGGCTCGGACCATCCATCAAAATAGCTTAAGAGCAAGCGGGCCTTTTATTCCAGTCAATTGTGGTGCCATCCCTGAGCATTTAATTGAAAGTGAATTGTTTGGTCATACCAAAGGCGCCTTTACTGGTGCGGTAAAAGCGAAAAAAGGCTTATTTGCCGAAGCCGATGGTGGCACCATTTTTCTTGATGAAATCGGTGAGTTACCCCTTCACTTACAAGTTAAACTGCTGCATGTATTAGAAGAAAAACAAGTACGTCCGGTAGGCAGTGAGCGCTTTCTGGATATCGATGCTCGTATTGTTGCCGCGACGAACTGTGATTTACAAGACATGGTTAAAGAGCACAAATTTCGCGAAGATTTATACTTTCGCTTAAATATTTTTAATATTCATTTGCCATCGCTCCAGCAACGAAAAGATGATATTGCCGCATTAATCGATTTCTTTATTGCCCGCGAATCTAAAAAACTGGGTTTAGCCCAAGGTTATGAGGTCGAACCCGAAGCCATGGAGTTGCTGATTAATTACCCTTATCCAGGCAATATCCGCGAACTTGAAAACGTTATAGCCCGTTCGTTAATTCTCGCCGAAGACGATATTATTCGTACCGAAGATTTACCAGGGCAAATGTTAAGTCATACAAAAGCAATGGTTTCTGGTGATAAAACATTGCGAGAAATGGTGCGAGATTTTGAGATTGATATGATCAAAAAAACGCTTGATGACTGTGCTCAAGACAGAAGAATGGCAGCGCAAAAACTTGGCTTAGGATTATCGAGTTTATATCGCAAGCTAGAAGAGTCGACCCAAGTTGACGCCTAA
- a CDS encoding nitrogen regulation protein NR(II) has translation MFKLLFIVMAVVSFNALSASLYLQLLPIHIAALPLFALFSGAFIYRQVVTKKTTRFEVMEFASQPVLLTDNAGNISYLNNAALTLIGGRENDVIGSSIYRLIPQLPSCLQNNQKFRKIKKSELCNCQTISPDQQDFVLMTPDQNEVAISISVLKLKNGSLAFYLSDQRPVNQLQQQLEKQNKAATTGEFLAGILHEVGNPMAAIEGIAYNQLWQLEQGGSDVVLQTLKDDLQLIQQQASRINQIKNEFSQISIHSSDENDLIDIANLTKQLIKLAQFDKRGHNIEFNYQAVTGVPAIRAHKGKLTQILLNIYSNSMDALQQQPNGEINTNISLTEHNLVIEITDTGCGIKAEIIEKIFEPFYTTKEQGTGLGMVICKNLAESMHASLAIDSQVGKFTKVTLSLPLTDRAL, from the coding sequence ATGTTTAAATTATTGTTCATTGTCATGGCCGTTGTGTCTTTTAATGCTCTCAGTGCTAGCCTTTATTTGCAGTTACTGCCAATACATATTGCAGCCTTACCGTTGTTCGCTTTGTTTTCTGGGGCCTTTATTTATCGTCAGGTTGTCACGAAAAAGACGACACGTTTTGAGGTCATGGAGTTCGCTAGTCAGCCTGTTTTGCTGACAGATAATGCAGGTAATATTTCGTATCTCAACAATGCCGCACTGACATTGATCGGTGGTCGCGAAAATGATGTTATTGGCAGTAGCATTTATCGACTTATTCCGCAGTTACCTTCTTGTTTGCAAAATAATCAAAAATTTCGAAAAATAAAAAAAAGTGAGCTTTGTAACTGCCAAACCATCAGTCCTGATCAGCAAGATTTTGTATTAATGACCCCAGATCAAAACGAAGTCGCTATTAGCATCAGTGTGTTAAAGTTAAAAAATGGTTCGTTAGCTTTTTATTTATCAGACCAAAGACCGGTTAATCAATTACAACAACAGTTAGAAAAGCAAAATAAAGCGGCCACCACAGGTGAATTTTTGGCGGGCATTTTACATGAAGTTGGTAATCCTATGGCCGCCATCGAAGGGATTGCCTACAACCAGTTATGGCAATTAGAACAGGGCGGTAGTGATGTCGTTTTGCAGACCCTAAAAGATGATTTGCAATTAATTCAGCAACAAGCAAGTAGAATCAACCAAATTAAAAATGAGTTTAGTCAAATATCCATTCACAGCAGTGATGAAAACGATTTAATTGATATTGCTAACTTAACCAAACAACTGATCAAATTAGCACAGTTCGATAAACGTGGTCATAACATTGAGTTTAATTATCAGGCCGTCACTGGCGTGCCGGCAATTAGGGCTCATAAAGGTAAGCTGACACAAATTTTACTGAATATTTACTCCAACTCTATGGACGCATTACAACAGCAGCCTAACGGTGAAATCAACACGAATATTTCGCTTACTGAGCATAATTTAGTTATTGAAATTACGGACACCGGCTGTGGTATTAAAGCCGAAATAATCGAAAAGATTTTTGAGCCATTTTACACCACCAAAGAGCAAGGCACGGGTCTTGGCATGGTTATTTGTAAAAATTTAGCCGAGTCGATGCACGCTTCTTTGGCTATTGACTCGCAAGTTGGAAAGTTTACCAAAGTGACACTTTCGTTGCCATTAACAGATAGAGCACTATGA